One stretch of Calditrichota bacterium DNA includes these proteins:
- a CDS encoding MBOAT family protein, producing the protein MLFNSIQFAFFLPITFLLYWFVFNKSIKMQNFFLLAASYFFYGSWDWRFLSLIFVSSLCDYLIGKNLDNVDDAKKRKLLLTGSLLVNLGILGFFKYFNFFVDSFIDLFAKFGIHLHARSLQIILPVGISFYTFQTLSYTIDIYRRKIKPTNDVIAFFAFVSFFPQLVAGPIERAASLLPQFLQPRKFDYDKARDGMRQILWGLIKKIVVADTCANQVNYIFGNSDSLGGSTLLLGVIYFAFQIYGDFSGYSDIAIGTARLFGFNLMRNFALPYFSRDIAEFWRRWHISLSTWFRDYLYIPLGGSYGSKLKRIKNIIITFTVSGFWHGADWKFIFWGFLNGIYYIPLMLFNKQKRYTDIVAKGRLLPSFNEFGAMMLTFVMTLFAWIFFRAESMSHAISYIGVIFSASFFSIPEVTRLKHLIIVFVFVGIEWIQREKEHQLKIENLPIVIRWLIYLILWLLIILFFTKGKEFIYFQF; encoded by the coding sequence ATGCTATTTAACTCCATTCAATTCGCCTTTTTTTTGCCGATTACTTTTTTGCTCTATTGGTTTGTTTTCAACAAATCGATAAAAATGCAAAATTTCTTTTTGCTCGCAGCGAGCTATTTTTTCTACGGCAGTTGGGACTGGAGATTCCTATCATTAATCTTTGTGAGTTCACTTTGCGATTATTTAATTGGTAAAAATTTAGACAATGTCGATGATGCAAAAAAAAGGAAACTGCTGCTGACGGGCAGTTTGTTGGTAAATCTCGGGATTCTGGGCTTTTTCAAATACTTCAACTTTTTCGTTGATAGCTTTATTGATTTGTTTGCAAAATTTGGCATTCATCTGCACGCGCGATCTCTGCAAATCATTCTTCCTGTCGGCATCAGTTTTTACACATTTCAGACATTGAGTTACACTATTGATATTTATCGGCGCAAGATCAAACCGACAAATGATGTGATAGCATTTTTTGCATTTGTGAGTTTCTTTCCGCAACTTGTTGCCGGTCCTATCGAAAGAGCGGCGTCATTGCTCCCACAGTTTTTGCAGCCACGAAAGTTTGATTACGACAAAGCCAGAGATGGTATGAGACAAATTTTGTGGGGGTTGATCAAAAAAATAGTTGTCGCTGATACTTGTGCCAATCAAGTTAATTATATTTTTGGAAATTCGGATTCATTGGGCGGCAGTACGCTCTTATTGGGCGTGATTTATTTCGCGTTTCAGATTTACGGTGATTTTTCCGGCTATTCTGATATCGCCATTGGAACCGCAAGATTGTTCGGCTTCAATCTCATGCGGAATTTTGCGCTGCCATATTTTTCCAGGGATATTGCCGAATTCTGGCGAAGATGGCACATTTCTCTTTCGACCTGGTTTCGGGATTATTTGTACATTCCGCTCGGCGGCAGCTACGGAAGCAAATTAAAACGAATCAAAAATATCATTATCACTTTCACCGTGAGCGGTTTCTGGCACGGCGCTGACTGGAAGTTTATTTTCTGGGGATTTTTGAATGGCATTTATTACATTCCACTGATGTTGTTCAACAAACAAAAGCGATACACAGATATCGTCGCCAAGGGAAGACTGCTGCCGTCGTTCAATGAGTTTGGCGCTATGATGCTCACTTTTGTTATGACGCTTTTTGCGTGGATATTTTTCCGAGCCGAAAGTATGTCGCACGCAATCAGTTACATTGGTGTCATTTTCTCGGCAAGTTTTTTCTCTATCCCGGAAGTAACCAGACTCAAACATCTGATTATCGTTTTTGTTTTTGTCGGAATCGAATGGATTCAACGAGAAAAAGAACATCAATTAAAAATAGAAAATTTGCCAATTGTTATCAGGTGGCTAATTTATTTAATTTTGTGGCTTTTGATTATATTATTTTTTACCAAAGGAAAAGAATTTATTTATTTCCAATTTTAG